A single genomic interval of Methylophilales bacterium MBRSF5 harbors:
- a CDS encoding molecular chaperone DnaK, producing MASGNKTFKKYLAKANESYMSKNQMKHFKDILADWKKELSHDIDKTVSNMQDELTAYADPNDRASQESDMALELRNRDRERKLIKKIEQTIRNIDNDDYGYCEQCGEEIGLNRLQARPTATLCIDCKTLDEIREKQMAK from the coding sequence GTGGCTAGTGGCAATAAAACCTTTAAAAAGTATTTAGCTAAAGCTAATGAAAGTTACATGAGCAAAAATCAAATGAAGCACTTTAAAGATATTTTAGCTGATTGGAAAAAAGAATTAAGTCATGATATTGATAAGACAGTCTCGAACATGCAAGATGAATTAACTGCATACGCTGACCCGAATGATCGAGCTAGCCAAGAATCAGATATGGCACTCGAACTTCGCAATCGTGACAGAGAGAGAAAGCTCATTAAAAAAATTGAACAGACCATAAGAAATATTGATAATGATGATTATGGTTACTGTGAACAGTGTGGAGAAGAAATTGGCCTGAATAGACTCCAAGCCAGACCGACTGCAACTTTGTGTATTGATTGTAAAACTCTAGATGAAATTAGAGAAAAGCAGATGGCAAAATAA
- a CDS encoding methenyltetrahydrofolate cyclohydrolase, producing the protein MTAQLIDGKLIANNLLEDLKKEIAKRQQDGIRNPALAVILVGDDPASTVYVNNKRRACEKVGIKSLFYDLPSTTTQSELEKLIDDLNNDPSVDGILVQSPLPDPLDEDRILDLISPNKDVDGFHPINLGLLAMRQPKFRSCTPYGVIKMLKAMEVEISGKDAVVVGASNHVGRPMAFELLMAGATVTQCHSKTQNIQDKVYNADIVVAAVGRPEMVKGSWIKKGAVVIDIGINRVGDKLIGDVEFEVAKNNASLITPVPGGVGPMTVATLMSNTLDAQKNSL; encoded by the coding sequence ATGACAGCTCAACTGATTGATGGAAAACTTATTGCTAATAATCTTCTTGAAGATTTAAAGAAAGAAATAGCTAAAAGACAACAAGATGGCATCAGAAATCCAGCCCTTGCAGTTATTCTTGTTGGTGATGATCCTGCATCTACTGTATATGTTAATAACAAAAGAAGAGCATGTGAAAAAGTTGGCATTAAATCCTTATTTTATGACCTCCCTTCCACAACAACTCAGAGTGAATTAGAAAAATTAATTGATGATTTAAATAATGACCCAAGTGTGGATGGTATTCTCGTTCAATCACCATTACCTGATCCATTGGATGAGGATCGAATTCTTGATCTTATTTCTCCAAACAAGGATGTTGATGGATTCCATCCGATCAATTTAGGATTATTAGCCATGCGTCAACCAAAGTTCCGTTCATGCACCCCTTATGGTGTCATTAAAATGCTAAAAGCCATGGAAGTTGAAATATCAGGTAAAGATGCTGTAGTGGTTGGAGCATCAAATCATGTTGGTCGACCAATGGCTTTTGAGCTACTAATGGCAGGCGCAACAGTGACCCAGTGTCATAGTAAAACACAAAATATTCAGGACAAAGTTTACAATGCGGATATCGTTGTTGCAGCGGTTGGAAGGCCAGAAATGGTCAAGGGCTCTTGGATCAAAAAGGGTGCGGTTGTAATTGATATTGGTATTAATCGAGTAGGTGACAAACTTATTGGTGATGTTGAATTTGAGGTAGCTAAAAATAATGCCTCACTCATAACACCAGTCCCAGGTGGAGTCGGTCCAATGACGGTGGCTACACTAATGAGCAATACTCTGGATGCTCAAAAAAATAGTTTATAG
- a CDS encoding polynucleotide phosphorylase/polyadenylase, whose product MFNKVSKSMKLGAHELKLETGEVARQADGAVMVSYGETVVLVTVVGNQNVKEGQDFFPLTVDYQEKTYAAGKIPGGFFKREGRPSENEILVCRLIDRPLRPLFPKGFYNDVQIVATVLSSDSEIDADIPAIIGASAALSISGIPFYGPIGATKVGYVDGEYVINPTKTQLQASELDLVVAGTKDAVLMVESEAKELSEKVMLDAVLAGHKAAKDVIKLINDFAKDSAKDPWEWNAPEPNQELISKISKLAEKELSKAFSIKSKSERSQKIIEIKDKVQAELITEDMGTLEVNEVNKEFFNLEAKIVRSKILDGEPRIDGRDTRTVRPIEISTSVLPRTHGSALFTRGETQALAVATLGTPRDAQIIDALQGEYTDRFMLHYNFPPFSTGETGRVGSPKRREIGHGRLAKRALLAVLPEQEDFDYTIRLVSEIMESNGSSSMASVCGGCMAMLDAGVPLKSHVAGIAMGLIKEDNRVAILTDILGDEDHLGDMDFKVAGSENGITALQMDIKIDGITTEIMQVALKQAKEGREHILDLMKKALKSSRTELSKYAPRIMTLNIHPDKIRDVIGKGGAVIKALTEETNTTIDITDDGLVKVACTSGEEGQLAIDRIKEITADVEVDQIYDGKVVKILDFGAIVQLIPGKDGLLHISQIAHERVKSVKDHLSEGDEVKVKVIEVDQKGKVRVSAKALLEKPEEPAESEEE is encoded by the coding sequence ATGTTTAATAAAGTATCAAAGAGCATGAAATTAGGAGCTCACGAATTAAAGCTTGAAACTGGAGAAGTTGCACGCCAAGCGGACGGCGCAGTGATGGTGAGTTATGGTGAAACTGTTGTTTTAGTTACCGTTGTTGGGAACCAGAATGTAAAAGAAGGTCAAGATTTTTTCCCATTGACTGTGGATTATCAAGAAAAAACGTATGCTGCTGGAAAAATCCCTGGAGGATTTTTTAAAAGAGAAGGTCGACCTAGTGAAAATGAAATTTTAGTCTGTCGTTTAATTGATAGACCTCTAAGACCACTTTTCCCCAAAGGCTTTTATAATGACGTTCAAATAGTTGCTACGGTTTTATCTTCAGACTCTGAGATTGATGCAGATATTCCAGCAATTATTGGTGCTTCGGCTGCTCTTTCTATATCTGGTATTCCATTTTATGGACCAATTGGAGCCACCAAAGTAGGTTATGTAGATGGCGAGTATGTAATCAACCCAACTAAGACACAGCTCCAGGCATCAGAACTTGATCTAGTAGTGGCTGGAACGAAAGATGCAGTTTTAATGGTTGAGTCTGAAGCAAAAGAGCTCAGTGAAAAAGTAATGTTAGATGCTGTTTTAGCAGGACACAAGGCAGCTAAAGATGTAATAAAATTGATTAATGATTTTGCAAAAGACTCTGCAAAAGACCCATGGGAATGGAATGCTCCTGAGCCAAATCAAGAATTAATTTCAAAAATTAGCAAGCTTGCAGAAAAAGAATTAAGCAAAGCTTTTTCTATCAAATCAAAATCTGAGAGATCTCAAAAGATTATTGAGATTAAAGATAAGGTGCAGGCTGAATTGATTACTGAAGATATGGGAACACTTGAAGTCAATGAGGTTAATAAAGAGTTTTTTAATTTGGAAGCAAAAATTGTACGTTCCAAAATTCTTGATGGCGAACCTCGAATTGATGGACGTGATACAAGAACAGTAAGACCAATTGAAATAAGCACAAGTGTGTTGCCTAGAACTCATGGGTCAGCTTTATTTACCAGAGGTGAGACACAGGCACTTGCAGTTGCGACCTTAGGTACACCTCGTGATGCCCAAATTATTGACGCTCTTCAAGGCGAGTACACAGATAGATTTATGCTGCATTACAACTTCCCTCCATTTTCAACTGGAGAGACTGGCAGAGTTGGATCTCCGAAGCGAAGAGAAATTGGTCATGGTCGTTTAGCCAAAAGAGCATTATTGGCTGTTCTTCCAGAGCAAGAAGATTTTGATTACACCATTCGACTTGTTTCTGAAATTATGGAATCAAACGGTTCAAGTTCAATGGCATCAGTCTGTGGTGGATGTATGGCAATGCTTGATGCTGGAGTTCCATTAAAATCTCATGTTGCTGGTATAGCAATGGGTTTAATTAAAGAAGACAATCGAGTCGCAATTCTTACAGACATTTTAGGCGATGAAGATCATTTGGGTGATATGGACTTTAAAGTTGCTGGATCAGAGAATGGTATTACAGCGCTTCAAATGGATATTAAAATCGATGGCATCACAACTGAAATTATGCAGGTCGCTCTTAAACAAGCCAAAGAGGGAAGAGAGCATATTCTTGACTTGATGAAAAAGGCTCTAAAATCTAGCAGAACTGAGTTATCAAAGTATGCACCTAGAATCATGACCTTAAATATTCATCCAGATAAAATTCGAGATGTGATCGGCAAGGGTGGAGCAGTTATTAAAGCTTTAACTGAAGAAACTAATACTACAATTGATATTACAGACGATGGTTTAGTGAAGGTGGCATGTACTTCAGGTGAGGAAGGTCAGCTTGCCATAGATAGAATTAAAGAAATTACAGCTGATGTAGAAGTTGATCAAATCTATGATGGAAAAGTTGTTAAAATTTTAGACTTTGGTGCAATTGTTCAACTCATTCCTGGAAAAGATGGATTGTTGCATATTTCACAAATTGCTCACGAGCGTGTGAAATCTGTAAAGGACCATTTGTCAGAGGGTGATGAAGTCAAGGTAAAAGTGATTGAGGTTGATCAAAAAGGTAAGGTAAGGGTTAGTGCAAAGGCGCTTCTTGAAAAACCAGAAGAACCTGCTGAATCTGAGGAAGAATAA